The Vitis vinifera cultivar Pinot Noir 40024 chromosome 1, ASM3070453v1 DNA segment aaaaaaattcttaatttcttctcaatttttccTATTCCATTTACCCGtgattttactaaaaataaaaataaagatgagTGGTATAGGTACAACAATATCTGGACAAAGCCTTCTCCATGCATCTCTTACCAAGAACCCATTTGATTCCACATGCCTGTTACATCACAATCATTCCTTTTGTTGGAtcaaactaaatatattttcctCGCAGTAACTAACAGGGTTTTGAAAACTATCCATTTGTTTTTCCCTGAACTCTTTTTCCTCTTTGATCTGCCATGAGAATCACCCGTTAACATGTCCTCTGAGGAGGAcatttcattctctcttttGTCAGGTTCATGAACCACAAAATTTCTCACACTAAGCAAACACATTGAAGAAAGACTCATTTTTCCAGGCAATTAGAACTATCTTTCCTCAGGAGACCGTGCAAAAATAAAGCTCgaaaacccaaaaaaacaaCTCCATAAAACAAAGAAGTTCTGAAATTACCTCTCGAGGATGAGTGGAATACGGATGACTAGTGTATCTAGAAGCTTCCAGGGCTTCTTCGAGGTCAGTCTGAGCAGCAACATCGCGATTAATGCGGTCACTCACGACGAGACCGGCGTTGGTGACGTCGCGCACCACGATCTCGTCGTCCCACGACATTGCTCTCGCAAAACCCTAAAATCAAACTGTGGTTTGAAGCCCAAAATTACAGAGCACAGGATCCTAGACCGGGCAACAAAAAAAGCCCTAAATTTGTAATGAAGAAGGGAGGGAGTGACAAGGTGGGAATTGTAGGGTTTTGAGAGGGGTTTAATTGTAGTGGCGCGGAAATTTTTAGCAGTCAAAAGCCGAGGAACGGACCGGTTTCAGAGTAGAACCCGGTTCAACTGGAGGTTTGTCATGCACGTGACGTGTAAcggaaattttgaaattaaagcCCACGCCCTCTTGTTTTGAATAAAGACTACAGTTGTGTAATTTGTTGaacattttagaataaatttatgtAAGTccgttgtttttttttttttgtgcttacCGTctctttaaactttaaaaaaaaaaacgcttttaaataaaagttaggtgttaatcaaatttataaaacactttcaaaatttaaaaaaataactttaagaacattttcaaataaaacatttcaatgaaaaaaaataccataaaacacacttttattataaaattattattatttaaatgttttatatgtGTAAATTATATAACTTTAATCCTCATAgataaagtcattttttttttcttttagagttCTTTAAGttgtatcaaaaaaatattatcctCATAGATTTTGAGTACATTAAATGTATATTGTACCACTTGAGTTATAGgcaaaattgtttatattatgaCTTAAAAACACcgatttgaataaaatatataaaagctgatttcaatataaaaatatataaattatgtttttaaggtACGGTATAtgctttttatattaaatttgtatatttaagacataattttaatattttacatcaaaattatatatttcaaaCACAACTTGcctataaaaaaactaaaattaagacaaaattttaatataaattatttaaatacgcGTAAATcatgtatttaattttaagacaCGACTTgaaaaatatactaaaataatatatttttaaaacaacataTTTATGTGATGTCTTTGACACAAAAtgcaatatttatcaaaatatttttaaaagaaaaattatgattttatacacataaaaaaaatcataaaataagaattgacgtttataaaatactatttttaagctgtcacataaaaaataataataatagctatttatgaaaaaaaatgaattattttcaaattcaatctatgttttaaatttatttattcaaaaagaaaaataaataaaagaaaagacacCGCCTCAAGAGATAGACCGTCTGGACTGTGAAGTCTATAGGAAGCACCAAGCCAAGACCACGTAAAACCTCCGACCGCTCCATTCTCCGACGGAATGGAATTCGAAATTTaaaaaacgacgtcgttttccAACTGAGCAGAGTCCCAAAGCTCATGTCTGTCTCCTCCGCCCTCAACGCGTTCAAGTCCTCAGCGCTCATATCATGGAAATCTGTACACTATACTCTTACTTTCTCCTTCTCTCTCCAAACACTCATCTTGTTAATGGAGACCAGCGATCTCCGTAGAAATCTGCTCATGTGTTTTTTGATCGCAGCTTGGGAAGCTCCAGCAAACCATAGCGGGGTGTATTGAGAGGTCTGGCATCACTTTACACTCCGGCAGGGTTGCCAGGGTGAAGATATGGCCGGAGTGTGCTGGAGTTGGGAGATACTTCGACTTTCGATCCAATTTTATTCACCCTTCAGTCGATTACGTTCAGGAATCGCCTCTCTGCACCACGCTCTGCAAAGACGGCTACAAGGTTCGAACTGTCGAGCACTTGCTTTCGGCTTTGGAGGCAATGGGCGTCGATAATTGCAGAATCGAGGTGGAAGGTTTGAACGGAGAAGAGTCAAGTGTGGAGGTAGGTGGCTTAAGGTTGTTTTTATTTGCAAATGGTTCAGCAAATTTGTGAATTTGAGTTCCATCTGTATGTATATTATGATTAATTGGAAACCGAAAATGGGCATTTTTTGGAATAGAATGCAACTATGCGTTTTGTTGAATCGAGCTTTGCTCTCTTTCCTTCGTGTACGAGAAATCAAATGGAAggttaataataaatgtaatgccccattttgtttttctttttggaaaattggCGATACTTCTTACATAATTTATGCACTGAACATTGGGAGAACCAAATATGCatgatttgatgatgaaatCTAAGAGCATACGGATCCATATATTCATTTGTCGATGTGGATCTCTCAAGTAAATGGATGAAGAAATGTGGATTTTTGGCCTGAACTTAATGTAGGGCAACTAATAGTGTCCTCAATTTGCTGTCACAGGTTCCTATTTTTGATGGGTCAGCAAAGGAATGGGTGGAAGCAATAGAGCAGGTTGGATTAAAGGTGGCAACAGATCAGGGTGGCAACAGTTGTGAGAAAATGATACCGTTTCTTATTGAACCTGTGCATGTGCATAGGAATGATTCTTTTATAGCAGCTTTCCCCTATCCCAAAGTTCAGAtcatttatggaattgattttCCACAGGTAAACTTTTTGTGCATTGCCAGTTTTGATTGTTTACAATATAGAATGTgaacatagttttaaaaagtGTGCCTAGGCTCAAGGCGCAACCACTCCCTATCTATTATGGCTAGCTTGCCAAGACACGTGCCTTATTGAAGAGGCACACCTTGtttatctttcttttcctttttatatatttttattctagaaatttttaattgtatattgaaatttatataatttaattacttttttattgaatgcttcttttaaacgcttagaattttttttttttttattggattagattttgaatcatattttataaaattgatattcatcCTAGGTCAAATTTCACTTCACTCACGCTTAAGTTATAGGAGACTTTTGCGCTAgaaatttttaattgtatattgaaatttatataatttaattactttttttattgaatgcttcttttaaatgtttagatttttttttttattattattggattagattttggatcatattttataaaattgatatgcatcctAGGTCAGATTTCACTTAACTCATGCTTAAGCTATAGGAGACTTTTATGCCTTAGGTGTGCCTcgtgccttttaaaactattatgcaaaaattagagaattttGTTATGCTTCTTTGTTGCTCTACCATGTGATTGCTTGCATGTGATGAATCTTATTGCTGCAAATGGATTTCTGACTAAAAATGAGATAACAAGATACAGTGGGAGAAAAAGGCCCATCTCCAACATTAGGGGACTAGAATGAACCCAACTGCATTTTTGTCATGAACAAGTGGGGCTATCACTGCTGGGTAGAGTTCAAATTTGGTTGGGTTCGTCAGTGTTTCATTGGGTCTAGTTTAGATTCAGCTTGTTAATATTTTGGGGTGATTGCGCCCTACTAAGTTTAGTCCATGCTTGGACTGTCATGGTAGGTCTGACCATTTATACATAGGTTATTTCTACAGTCCCTCTTAAAAGTCCCAAGTCTTGAGCAGAGTTAGAAAGGCTAAAGGTGGATGAGGGAGAAGATTAGGAAACTCATCTCTGAGAAAGAGATGGAGCAAAACACAGTGCTGAAATATGAAGATGACAGAGGCATCCAGCTTTCTCAACACTTTAGTTTTAACTAAAAGCAGTTAACTGCAAATTGGAGCATCTCATATAGGGACTCAGTAAAAAGCATGTGAAACTGAAGCCATTATACACATGTCAGGAATTAGCGGCCGATTTGTGGAAGTGGCAATATCTATACAAGGGTAGAAGACTTATGTTGATCAAAAGCACTTAGTCTAGCTTGCCtatatattttatatccttGTTTGTCAACCCAAGTAAGGTAAGCTAGCGTTTGCAATCAAAAGCTCTTCCCTTTTTGGAGGTAGGGAGTTGGAGCCCATCAGAAAAAGCTTCATTTGGTGGGGTGATTGATTGCTTGTATGGCTAAGAAGTAAGGAAGGCCAGATATTAGAGATTAATCAATACTTAATGAGACTTTGTTTGGTAAATGGAGTTAGAGGCTTGTTACAGAAAGGGAGTCTCTATGGAAATGGTAATAGTTGGGAAGCTTAGGGAAAAAGCAGGTGGTTGGTGTTCTAATGTTGTGAAGGAAGGCTTTAGGGTAGGTTTGTCGAAAGCAAGAAGGAGAGGTTGGGAAGCCTTCAAAAGTAGAATCAGTTTCATGGCAGGAGATGGTAGAAGAGTGAAGTTTTGTAAGGATATTTGGTGTCGTGACACTTCTTAGAGATCAGTAATGTGGAATggtgaaaataaattgatttggAAGGATTCAAAGAATGAGAAGTCAGATCTGTCTAGGAATTGAAGAGAGGAAGGGCATTTCCTTTGAAATTAGTTTGGAACTCATGGGTCTCTACAAAACTGGGGTTCTCTGCTTAGGAGGTGATTTGAGGAAGATTGTGACGTTAGATTCGTTAAAAAGGAGAGGATGGACCCTGGCAAATTTTTACTATCTCTGCAAGGATGGAGAAGAATTAGCTGATTAGATCATTTTCCACTGTGTTTAAAACAAGGATTTTGtggcttttcttttctctctatttaGAGTGGAGGGGCTGCTTCCTTCTTCAGTAATTGTTTCATTGTGCTTATTTTGCaccatttggaaagaaagaaattgtaACTTATTTGAAAATGTGGCATACTCAAAATATCATACGCATGTCTTCTTTTGCTTTGGGCTAGAAAGTCCATGGATGAGGCTTCAATGTCTATGTTAGAtattgttgattggttgggttctaggtagttggaaggaagtttttgttctttctttctttttttattaaccTTTTGATGTCTTTTGTATATTTCCTGTGTACTTTGGTGgacttttttttgtttagtgTTATTAATGATATTGTGGTCTGCTTATCAAAATCTGGAATGCAAGTGTCTTTCCTGCAGTCGATTTGTGGAACTGCTTTTTCTGTAGAACTGCTGAAGGGATAACTTTTCATTTGGTTGCAATGCCAACTAAAAAGAGGGAAAGAATGtaaatggataaaaaattcTTAAGGTGAGGCATTCCTTTAGATTAAGGGCTGGTCTACAATAGGCTGAGCAAGAAGGGTGgagaaaaaatatatggaaagaaTTAATACCCTGTCAGCAAAAGGAGGGGAAGAaaattcttttagttttttctttgcattcCTTGTTTGGTTTTAAGGAAGCAAGGTGAGAAGCTTTTAAGAATTTTCCTCctaacatttcaaaattttcttgtcaAAAGAAGGAAGGTTTGGAGAGTTAATTTAGGACAGAAGCGTGTGTATCCAACATTTCAGAAAAAGATAGAAATGGTTGTGAAGGACCTAGGTATTTTCCTCTTTAAGTTTAGTCTTCTCTCccaataaagaaaacaaagtaaTATTCTTTGTTTCTCCTCTCACATTCATCTTTTCCATTTAATTCCTTTCTCACTCTAGTAATGAACCAATGGAGTGTAATGGTTGAGCAGAAAGGAAAGCAAAACACATTATGAGAGAATTTTTAGGACTATTATGTCCTTTTTTACactatttgtttaaaatatgaAAGTTTTATAATCAGATAACAAGGGTTAATTTTCTTCACAGACCTGCTTGTCTTgaggatgaaaattttcatcactAAGAAAGCATGTTGTTGAGGAATTCTGGGTCATAGTCATTTAGACATTTCCTGGTCACAGAATATTTATTCACAGAAACCCAGTCAGAAGCAGAATTTGTAGTCATCTTGATTTTCTAGTTTCATCAACATTCTCTTTTAAATCATCATTTCTATTATTTGTGAATATTAATTTAGCAGTTATCTAAATTTTCTAGAAATGCCTGTTGCTGATAATGTTATAGCTTTGAGTTAACCATCAAAACAGATGGTCGTAATTTTTCTCGTCATTTACTTGATGGATTACTAAGGCTCTTAAGTTGTCAAATTTGATAATGGAATGGATTTTATGTATCAAAGAAAATGTTGAACAGGATAAGCCTCTGTTACTTCATTGTTGCAGGTGCCTGCTATTGGTTGCCAGTGGTTCTCTTCAGCCTCTTTGGATGACTCTTTCTACACCAGTGAAATAGGTCCTTCAAGAACCTTTTGTGTTTATGAAGAGGTTAGGTCTAATTTCTACCATCAATTGTGTTGTTGTcatcatttctttgctttcttAGTTTGATATTTTGCACCTTCATGCACATTCTAATTGCTATAATCTATGAGAAGCAACAATCTAGTTTTTTTCCGTTTTCATTTTATGCAAAAATCCTTATATTTCTGGTTCTTGTATCTATAACCTGAGCAATGGTAAGGGTATTTTGAAGCAATTTCAGGGAAGAAACTTTCTTATGGCCATTATAATGGTATCTAGTGAGCTTTCTGAACAGTCCTTTTATGAAGTAACAAAGTGAGGGTGATGTTTAAACTCTAACCGGATATTCATCTTTGATATATTCTAGTTGTCTTTCATTGAATCAGTGTTCCTAATGCTGGAGTCTATCTTGAGAAATCCTTGCAGGTGGAGAAACTACGTAACTTGGGACTCATTAAAGGTGGCTCAACAGATA contains these protein-coding regions:
- the LOC100266270 gene encoding probable UDP-3-O-acyl-N-acetylglucosamine deacetylase 1, mitochondrial isoform X2, which codes for MSVSSALNAFKSSALISWKSLGKLQQTIAGCIERSGITLHSGRVARVKIWPECAGVGRYFDFRSNFIHPSVDYVQESPLCTTLCKDGYKVRTVEHLLSALEAMGVDNCRIEVEGLNGEESSVEVPIFDGSAKEWVEAIEQVGLKVATDQGGNSCEKMIPFLIEPVHVHRNDSFIAAFPYPKVQIIYGIDFPQVPAIGCQWFSSASLDDSFYTSEIGPSRTFCVYEEVEKLRNLGLIKGGSTDSAIVCSASKGWLNPPLRFPDEPCRHKVLDLIGDLSLFARHGSQGFPVAQIVGYKGGHALHADFVRRLSGIS
- the LOC100266270 gene encoding probable UDP-3-O-acyl-N-acetylglucosamine deacetylase 1, mitochondrial isoform X1 translates to MSVSSALNAFKSSALISWKSLGKLQQTIAGCIERSGITLHSGRVARVKIWPECAGVGRYFDFRSNFIHPSVDYVQESPLCTTLCKDGYKVRTVEHLLSALEAMGVDNCRIEVEGLNGEESSVEVPIFDGSAKEWVEAIEQVGLKVATDQGGNSCEKMIPFLIEPVHVHRNDSFIAAFPYPKVQIIYGIDFPQVPAIGCQWFSSASLDDSFYTSEIGPSRTFCVYEEVEKLRNLGLIKGGSTDSAIVCSASKGWLNPPLRFPDEPCRHKVLDLIGDLSLFARHGSQGFPVAQIVGYKACFFHCLFPSKVFLSLLVR